A stretch of DNA from Bacteroidota bacterium:
TAGGATTGTTGGATTTCTGACGAAGGCGGAATTTCACAAAACCATGGCTTAACGGTTCATTGATGTTGCTGTCAGGAAGAAGAATATTGTTGAATGTCCATTTCAGCACATTTGCTCCGAGCAATTCAAACGTATAAGCATGAGTGCTCACACCGCTAATCACAGACTGGATATTTAAATCGCTGTCAAGTGTATCGTACACAGTTACGGTAAATGCAGTATCATTTCCTGTATTTTGAAATCCAATATGGTAATCTATAGTATCCGTTGCCAGAACAATACCCTGCGTGATGGAAATTTTATTGGAAGTGGTAACCGCCCTTTTCTCGTTTGGGTCATAGGAACCGGTTATCGTTTTAAAGTCTTCAATGGCGTTATTGTTTAAATTGCAATCACCCAGCGTTGGGCTTATGAAAGCTGCAGCATAAAGCGTATCGCCCTGAGCAGCAGCGCATGAAACGGAATCGGTAACGGTGAAAGAAACAGATTGTCCGGAAATCATTGTTCCCAGCTTCCAGAAATATTCTGTTCCAGAAATGCTATCCCACGGCAGGGTGCTGCTGAGCGGAATAATCCTTCCAAGCGGAGTATCAAAATCAACTTTCAGAAGAACATTTGACGCAGCGATGGTTCCATTGTTAGCGCCCTGCACTACAAAATAATTATTCGTCAAACATCTGCGTTGATTGGTCGAACCTATCCCCACAGTAAGGTCTGCGCAGCTAACAACTGCCTGCATTCCGAAATTCAAATTACTAACTGTAGCTTGTTGTGCAACAGAAACCGAATAGGTTAAAGGAGAAACAGGACAAACCTGATTCCAGTAAGTATTAAAAGGTAGTAAAGTCAGCAGGTAATTTCCTGCGGGCACCGTCACGGTATAATTTCCAGCAGCATTTGCAACTCCGTAAAAAATTGTCAATAAGGTTGTTTCTTGAGCCTTAACAATCCAGTTCGCCAGTGGATTATCACCACCATCTTTTACGCAGTTTGCATTGGCATCTGAAAAAACAGAGCCGCTGAGAAGACCGGGAATAGTAATATTTACTGTATCGCAGAACGTGCAGGTATCGCCATAATAACTTCTGACAACAGTAAGACAAACCGTATGACTTCCGTTTGAAATAAAGGTATGGGTGGGATATTGTTGAGTGGAAGTATTTCCATCGCCAAAATCCCAATACCATTGTGTGGGCTGAATGGAAGAATAACCGTAAAAATGTACTTGAGTTGTTGGAATTGAATCGAAACTATGTGAAAAGTAAATATTGCAAGGCGGATTAACTGCTGTAGTAATAATTACTGTGTCACAAAACGTTTCCGCGCATCCTACCATGCTGTCTCCATAAGTAAGGCATGCATAATAAATTCCGTTGTATTGGTAGGTATGAACAGGATTTTGAAGATTGGAAGAATTGCCATCACCAAAGTTCCAGTTATACGAAAGCGAAGTACCTCCTGAGCAATTACTCGTGAATGTGGCTGTATTGGAGGTTAGGGTGTATGTGTACGAAGTATTCAGCAATTGCAAACATGGAGTGGAATTGATTGTATCACAGAAAAAACATGTATCACCAACAGTAGT
This window harbors:
- a CDS encoding PKD domain-containing protein — protein: MKTKTLLSILFTSAILPLTSYMAFAQCTAGFTYTINGATVAFTNTCSGNTIPYYSWSFGDGNGNSVANPANTYLYNGSYPVCLYYYGDSLNPPFCSATFCDTLVITNATNPPCNAAFTTYVDQANPIVYFNNNSSYNVSWFWNFGDGNTSTVQNPVHQYSVNSTYSVCLTTITTVGDTCFFCDTINSTPCLQLLNTSYTYTLTSNTATFTSNCSGGTSLSYNWNFGDGNSSNLQNPVHTYQYNGIYYACLTYGDSMVGCAETFCDTVIITTAVNPPCNIYFSHSFDSIPTTQVHFYGYSSIQPTQWYWDFGDGNTSTQQYPTHTFISNGSHTVCLTVVRSYYGDTCTFCDTVNITIPGLLSGSVFSDANANCVKDGGDNPLANWIVKAQETTLLTIFYGVANAAGNYTVTVPAGNYLLTLLPFNTYWNQVCPVSPLTYSVSVAQQATVSNLNFGMQAVVSCADLTVGIGSTNQRRCLTNNYFVVQGANNGTIAASNVLLKVDFDTPLGRIIPLSSTLPWDSISGTEYFWKLGTMISGQSVSFTVTDSVSCAAAQGDTLYAAAFISPTLGDCNLNNNAIEDFKTITGSYDPNEKRAVTTSNKISITQGIVLATDTIDYHIGFQNTGNDTAFTVTVYDTLDSDLNIQSVISGVSTHAYTFELLGANVLKWTFNNILLPDSNINEPLSHGFVKFRLRQKSNNPIGTVIKNSAAIVFDFNLPVITDTVVLTVGTPLNVPEEKGNEDNIITIYPNPSNGVFVVVSEIKLSHIEIYNLLGKMVLNVPANQSTHLPINLSALTDGIYFLQIKTADRVVAQKIIIQR